Below is a genomic region from Rhodohalobacter sp. 614A.
ATTCGTTGACATCAGGGCAGGATTGGTAAATAACGACCAGTTGGAATTGGGAATGGCAACGCCGGTTTGACCCATAGCTACAGATGTGGCACCCATGCTGTTTTGTGCATGTACTTGATGCGCTATACCCCAAATCCCCAAAATCAGAATAGCCATCAGGTATTTAATCCTGAAGCTTTGTATCATATGAATAATCTAAATTGACTCTGGTAGTATCCGTATATGGGAGCTAAACATCAACAAAACATGCGATTTTTTTTCATTTTTGTACTTGTTGGAATGATTTTGCCGGTTGTTTCGATGGCACAGGAATTCGATTGTGAGGTGACTATCAACGACCGTCAGATCAGCGGTACCTCGTATGATTATTTGTCCGAATTGGAAACCGATCTTGAAAATTACATCAACGGACATCGATGGACGAACGACCGCTACCAGGATCATGAACGCATTCGCTGCAATTTTCAAATTGTGTTAACAGGCGTTGACGACAATTTTAACTATACGGCTGAAATTGCTCTTACAATGCGTCGGCCCATTTACAATACCAACCAGGAATCTCTGGCACTTCTTTTTAGTGATAACAACTGGCGGTTTTATTATCCGCAGAATAAAAACCTGGTTCATGACGAACTCCAGTTTGACGACCTTGCAAGTTTTCTGGATTTCTATGTGTATATCATGCTCGGGTTTGATTATGATAGTTTCTCAGCACTTGGCGGTACAAGTTTTTATGGCGAAGCCCAATCTGTTTTTGAACTCGGGCAGAACTCGGGATCGCAAGGCTGGGGGAGATCTATCGGGGCACAGAGAAATCGGTACGGATTGATTATGGATATCAACAGTCCGGCGTACGAAGATTTCAGACGGGCGTTTTACCGTTATCACCGGCAGGGGTTAGATCAGTTTACCACGCAGCCGGAGGAGGCAAGAAATGAAGTTTTAGCCGCACTTGAACTCATACAGGAAAACAAACAGCTGACCAACAATAACTACCTTTTCGATATTTTCTTCAGCTCCAAGTACACAGAAATCGTGGCTATTTTCCGGGATGCCGATGCCGACATTCGAACCCAGGCATACAACATATTGAGAGATGTCGATCCTGCGCACACATCCGAATACGAAAAGCTTCAATCGTGAGGCGTGCGTTTATTGATAAATACCTTCAAAAACCGGTTCTTGCTTACGATAAATTTTCCGTATTCTTCATCAAGAAAATAGACGGAATACAACACTAAAATCGAGACAAATATTTCATGAAAGGAATTGTTTTAGCCGGAGGAACAGGATCACGGTTATATCCGCTAACAAAAGTCACGAACAAACATTTACTTCCAGTCGGTAATAAGCCGATGATCTACTATCCTATTGAGAAATTAACCGGAATCGGAATCGAAGAAATTCTCATCGTAACGGGAACCGAGCACATGGGAGATGTGGTAAATCTTCTTGGTTCAGGGAAGGATTTCGGTTGCAGGTTTACCTACAAAGTTCAGGATGAAGCCGGCGGAATTGCACAGGCACTTGGCCTGGCGGAAAACTTCTGCGGTGATGAGCCGATGACCGTTATTCTTGGCGATAACATTTTTGAAGCGGGTCTTTCCAAAGCCAGGGAGAATTTTGACGGAACAGGCTCTCAGATTCTTATCCAGAAAGTGGAAGATCCCGAACGATTTGGCGTAGCAGAACTGGAGGGCGACCGGATTGTGGGAATTGAAGAGAAGCCAAAAGATCCAAAATCGGAATATGCCGTAACCGGGATCTACATGTACGATTCGCAAGTTTTTGATTTGATTAAAAACCTGAAACCATCGAAACGCGGCGAGCTTGAAATTACGGACGTCAATAACCACTATATTGAAAACGGCACTATGAAATACTCTATTCTTGACGGATGGTGGACGGACGCCGGAACGCCGGAATCGTACAAGGTAGCAAACAACCTTGCCCACAAATTAATCGGATGATGAAGTTTTTGGTCACCGGCTCTGCGGGGCAACTTGGCCGTGAGTGGGTCCATTTTTTACAAGAAAAAGGACTGCCATTTGAAGCGTTTAATTCCAGTGAGTTAGACATTACCGATCCCAATGTTGTTGCCGAAAAAATCACACAAGTTCAGCCCAATGTTCTCATAAACTGTGCTGCTTATACAAAGGTGGATGGCGCAGAATCTGAATCGGAAAAAGCTTTTCTGGTAAACGAAAAGGGAGTAAAAAATCTGGCAGATATTTGTGAATCAACAGGTGTAAAACTGGTTCATTTTAGTACCGATTATGTCTTTTCCGGGAGTGATGAAGACCGTGCCAATTATCCTGAAGGATATCCAGAAGAGGCCGATACCAATCCAATCAACAGCTATGGAAAATCGAAAGAAGCCGGCGAGAAGGTTTTGAGGGAATCAGGCTGCGATTGGTTACTGATTCGCGTTTCCTGGTTGTGCGGCCGATACGGTTCAAACTTTGCAAAAACCATGCTTCGGCTTGGAGCGGAACGGGATGAGCTAAGTGTTATTGATGATCAGATCGGCTGCCCTTCCTTCGCTTTTGATGTTGTGGAGAAAACCCATCAACTTTTGAAGTTGGAGAAGACGGGTATTTATCACCTGAGTTGTAAAGGAAAAATTAGCTGGGCTGATTTTGCAGAAGAGATTTTTAAACAAAGCGGACTGAAAGTAGCTTTAACCAGAATTTCATCGGAAGAATATCCGTTTGTAGCAGAAAGGCCACGATTTACATTACTCTCAAACCAG
It encodes:
- a CDS encoding DUF4835 family protein, encoding MRFFFIFVLVGMILPVVSMAQEFDCEVTINDRQISGTSYDYLSELETDLENYINGHRWTNDRYQDHERIRCNFQIVLTGVDDNFNYTAEIALTMRRPIYNTNQESLALLFSDNNWRFYYPQNKNLVHDELQFDDLASFLDFYVYIMLGFDYDSFSALGGTSFYGEAQSVFELGQNSGSQGWGRSIGAQRNRYGLIMDINSPAYEDFRRAFYRYHRQGLDQFTTQPEEARNEVLAALELIQENKQLTNNNYLFDIFFSSKYTEIVAIFRDADADIRTQAYNILRDVDPAHTSEYEKLQS
- a CDS encoding sugar phosphate nucleotidyltransferase — translated: MKGIVLAGGTGSRLYPLTKVTNKHLLPVGNKPMIYYPIEKLTGIGIEEILIVTGTEHMGDVVNLLGSGKDFGCRFTYKVQDEAGGIAQALGLAENFCGDEPMTVILGDNIFEAGLSKARENFDGTGSQILIQKVEDPERFGVAELEGDRIVGIEEKPKDPKSEYAVTGIYMYDSQVFDLIKNLKPSKRGELEITDVNNHYIENGTMKYSILDGWWTDAGTPESYKVANNLAHKLIG
- the rfbD gene encoding dTDP-4-dehydrorhamnose reductase, with translation MMKFLVTGSAGQLGREWVHFLQEKGLPFEAFNSSELDITDPNVVAEKITQVQPNVLINCAAYTKVDGAESESEKAFLVNEKGVKNLADICESTGVKLVHFSTDYVFSGSDEDRANYPEGYPEEADTNPINSYGKSKEAGEKVLRESGCDWLLIRVSWLCGRYGSNFAKTMLRLGAERDELSVIDDQIGCPSFAFDVVEKTHQLLKLEKTGIYHLSCKGKISWADFAEEIFKQSGLKVALTRISSEEYPFVAERPRFTLLSNQKAEKTGLHTLAWEKGLRQLLEQVEENRS